The following proteins are encoded in a genomic region of Alistipes shahii WAL 8301:
- the nifJ gene encoding pyruvate:ferredoxin (flavodoxin) oxidoreductase gives MAEKKFITCDGNYAAAHVAYMFSEVAAIYPITPSSTMAELVDEWAAQGRKNIFGETVKVVEMQSEAGAAGAVHGSLQSGALTSTFTASQGLLLMIPNMYKISGELLPGVFHVSARALAAQSLSIFGDHQDVMAARQTGFAMLATSSVQEVMDLAGIAHLVSLKARVPFLHFFDGFRTSHEIQKIELIDEAALTALLDRDALKEFRARALNPEHPVTRGTAQNPDIYFQTREASNKFYDAIPDMVADTMKEISKITGRDYKPFVYYGAKDAENVIVAMGSVTETIKETVDYLMAKGEKVGVVTVHLYRPFSVKYLMAVLPESVKRVCVLDRTKEPGANGDPLYMDVVEAFAACPCDRKPLVIGGRYGLSSKDTTPAQMLAVFENLKMNEPKNQFTVGIVDDVTFRSLPVGEEISLAKPGTFEGLFFGLGADGTVGANKNSIKIIGGTTDKYCQAYFSYDSKKSGGYTSSHLRFGDLPITSPYLVTTPDFVACHVPSYVDKYDVLKGLKTGGSFLLNSVHDAETTCATLPDHMKVYLAKNKINFYIINATKIAAELGLGSRTNTIMQSAFFKIANVIPFDKAVEEMKKAILKSYGKKGEDIVNMNYAAVDAGGNAVVKVEVPAEWANIVVKEEEHTADAARPDFVKKIVDPINALKGDLLPVSAFNGREDGTWDNGTAAYEKRGIAVNVPEWKIGNCIQCNQCAYVCPHAVIRPFLATEEEAAASGVEWKQGLGETKEYKFRIQISPMDCTGCSNCVDVCPAKDKALVMRPLEEQMPQQKNWDYITKNIGYKQVVDKTKSVKNLQFAQPLFEFSGACAGCGETPYIKAISQLFGDKMMVANATGCTSIYSGSAPSTPYCTNAAGQGPAWANSLFEDNAEFGLGMHVGVEKLRDRVQETMEKAIANCTKCSEELKAVMKEWIENRGSSAKSAEVTARLIPLLEACGCDYCKEILEHKDWLVKKSQWIIGGDGWGYDIGYGGVDHVLATGQDVNILVVDTEVYSNTGGQSSKSTPVGAVAKFASSGKRIRKKDLGAMAMTYGYVYVAQVSIGASQQQLFNVLKEAEAYPGPSLVIAYAPCINHGIKGGMTRTQTVGKEAVACGYWHLWHYNPLLEEQGKNPFVLDSKEPDWSKFREFLLKEVRYTSLQKSFPAEADELFAAAEENAKWRYNGYKRLAQMEY, from the coding sequence ATGGCAGAAAAGAAATTTATCACTTGTGATGGTAACTACGCTGCGGCCCATGTGGCTTACATGTTCTCGGAAGTCGCGGCCATCTATCCCATCACGCCGTCGTCGACGATGGCCGAGCTCGTGGACGAGTGGGCCGCTCAGGGCCGTAAAAATATCTTCGGAGAGACCGTTAAAGTCGTTGAAATGCAGTCCGAGGCCGGAGCCGCAGGCGCCGTGCACGGATCGTTGCAGAGCGGCGCCCTGACCTCGACGTTCACCGCTTCGCAGGGTCTGCTGCTGATGATCCCCAACATGTACAAGATCTCCGGCGAGCTGCTTCCGGGCGTGTTCCACGTTTCGGCGCGTGCGCTGGCCGCACAGTCGCTGTCGATTTTCGGCGATCATCAGGATGTGATGGCGGCCCGCCAGACGGGTTTTGCCATGCTGGCCACCTCGTCGGTGCAGGAGGTCATGGACCTCGCCGGCATCGCGCACCTCGTGTCGCTGAAGGCCCGCGTTCCGTTCCTGCACTTCTTCGACGGTTTCCGCACCTCGCACGAGATCCAGAAGATCGAACTGATCGACGAAGCCGCGCTGACGGCGCTGCTCGACCGCGACGCCCTGAAGGAGTTCCGCGCCCGCGCTTTGAACCCCGAACACCCTGTTACGCGCGGTACGGCCCAGAATCCCGACATCTATTTCCAGACGCGCGAGGCTTCGAACAAGTTCTACGACGCCATTCCCGACATGGTGGCCGACACCATGAAGGAGATTTCGAAGATCACGGGACGCGACTACAAGCCGTTCGTCTACTACGGCGCGAAGGACGCCGAGAACGTGATCGTCGCCATGGGTTCGGTGACCGAGACCATCAAGGAGACGGTCGACTACCTGATGGCCAAGGGCGAAAAGGTGGGTGTAGTGACCGTGCACCTCTACCGCCCGTTCTCGGTGAAATACCTGATGGCCGTGCTTCCCGAGAGCGTGAAGCGCGTCTGCGTGCTCGACCGCACGAAGGAGCCGGGAGCCAACGGCGACCCGCTGTATATGGATGTCGTGGAGGCGTTCGCCGCCTGCCCGTGCGACCGCAAGCCGCTCGTCATCGGCGGGCGTTACGGCCTTTCGTCGAAGGACACCACTCCGGCGCAGATGCTGGCCGTGTTCGAGAACCTGAAGATGAACGAGCCGAAGAACCAGTTCACGGTGGGTATCGTCGACGACGTGACGTTCCGTTCGCTGCCCGTCGGCGAGGAGATTTCGCTCGCGAAGCCCGGCACGTTCGAGGGCCTCTTCTTCGGTCTGGGCGCCGACGGCACGGTGGGCGCCAACAAGAACTCGATCAAGATCATCGGAGGCACGACCGACAAGTACTGCCAGGCCTATTTCTCCTATGACTCGAAGAAATCGGGCGGCTACACCTCGTCGCACCTGCGTTTCGGCGACCTGCCGATCACGTCGCCCTATCTGGTGACCACCCCCGACTTCGTGGCCTGCCACGTGCCTTCGTACGTCGACAAGTACGACGTGTTGAAGGGGCTGAAGACCGGCGGTTCGTTCCTGCTGAACTCGGTGCACGACGCCGAGACGACCTGCGCGACGCTGCCCGACCACATGAAGGTCTACCTGGCCAAGAACAAGATCAACTTCTATATCATCAACGCCACGAAGATCGCCGCCGAGCTGGGTCTGGGTTCGCGTACGAACACCATCATGCAGTCGGCCTTCTTCAAGATCGCCAATGTCATTCCGTTCGACAAGGCTGTCGAGGAGATGAAGAAAGCCATTCTGAAATCCTACGGCAAGAAGGGCGAGGACATCGTCAACATGAACTACGCGGCCGTCGACGCCGGCGGCAACGCTGTGGTGAAGGTCGAGGTTCCGGCCGAGTGGGCGAATATCGTCGTGAAGGAGGAGGAGCACACGGCCGATGCCGCGCGTCCCGACTTCGTGAAGAAGATCGTCGACCCGATCAACGCCCTGAAAGGCGACCTGCTGCCCGTTTCGGCCTTCAACGGCCGCGAAGACGGCACGTGGGACAACGGCACGGCCGCTTATGAGAAGCGCGGCATCGCCGTCAACGTTCCCGAGTGGAAGATCGGGAACTGTATCCAGTGCAACCAGTGCGCCTATGTCTGCCCCCACGCCGTGATCCGTCCGTTCCTCGCCACCGAGGAGGAGGCCGCCGCTTCGGGCGTGGAGTGGAAGCAGGGCCTCGGCGAGACCAAGGAGTACAAGTTCCGCATCCAGATTTCGCCGATGGACTGTACGGGTTGCTCGAACTGCGTCGACGTCTGCCCCGCCAAGGATAAGGCGCTCGTGATGCGCCCGCTGGAGGAGCAGATGCCCCAGCAGAAGAATTGGGATTACATCACCAAAAATATCGGTTACAAGCAGGTCGTCGACAAGACCAAGTCGGTCAAGAACCTTCAGTTCGCACAGCCGTTGTTCGAGTTCTCGGGCGCTTGCGCAGGCTGCGGCGAGACCCCCTATATCAAGGCCATTTCGCAGCTGTTCGGCGACAAGATGATGGTTGCCAACGCCACGGGCTGCACCTCGATCTACTCGGGTTCGGCTCCCTCGACGCCCTACTGCACCAACGCCGCCGGCCAGGGTCCCGCATGGGCCAACTCGCTCTTCGAGGACAACGCCGAGTTCGGTCTGGGTATGCACGTCGGCGTGGAGAAACTCCGCGACCGCGTCCAGGAGACGATGGAGAAGGCCATCGCCAACTGCACCAAGTGCTCCGAGGAGTTGAAAGCCGTGATGAAGGAGTGGATCGAAAACCGCGGCTCGTCGGCCAAATCGGCCGAGGTTACGGCGCGCCTGATCCCGCTGCTGGAGGCCTGCGGCTGCGACTACTGCAAGGAGATTCTCGAGCACAAGGACTGGCTCGTGAAGAAGTCGCAGTGGATCATCGGCGGCGACGGCTGGGGTTACGACATCGGTTACGGCGGCGTGGACCACGTGCTGGCCACGGGTCAGGATGTGAACATACTCGTCGTGGACACCGAGGTCTACTCGAACACCGGCGGTCAGTCGTCGAAATCGACTCCCGTGGGCGCCGTCGCCAAGTTCGCATCGAGCGGCAAGCGCATCCGCAAGAAAGACCTCGGCGCGATGGCCATGACCTACGGTTATGTCTATGTGGCGCAGGTTTCGATCGGCGCTTCGCAGCAGCAGCTCTTCAACGTGCTCAAAGAGGCCGAGGCTTATCCCGGACCTTCGCTCGTGATCGCCTACGCTCCGTGTATCAACCACGGCATCAAGGGCGGCATGACCCGCACGCAGACCGTCGGCAAGGAGGCCGTAGCCTGCGGCTACTGGCACCTGTGGCACTACAATCCGCTGCTTGAGGAGCAGGGCAAGAACCCGTTCGTGCTCGATTCGAAAGAGCCGGATTGGTCGAAGTTTCGCGAATTCCTGCTGAAGGAGGTGCGCTACACCTCGCTCCAGAAGTCGTTCCCTGCCGAGGCCGACGAACTGTTCGCCGCTGCGGAGGAGAACGCCAAGTGGCGTTACAACGGCTACAAGCGTCTCGCGCAGATGGAGTACTAA